The Flavobacterium sp. 102 genomic interval CCACCCATATAGGCATATTGAGATGGCGCAGTTCCACACGCTGTTGTACTTAATTCTTCAACACCTGAACCATCATTAATTCCTCCAAAATAGGCATAAAAATGCGCTGGAATTGAACAACTGGCTCCACTTAACTCATTAATTGTAGCTCCGCCGGAGTTTCCTCCGTTATATTGAGCAAATGTGTTAAACTGTGTCAAAAGAAATGTTAAGCAAACAACTAAATATATTTTTGTTGTTTTCATCTAATTTGATTTTAAATTATTATAATTCATTTTATTACATTTCAGAAATCGAAATGCACATCAAATCAGAATGTTATCTTACGCCACGTCCGCCATAAGTATAATTTCTGGCAGCATTTGTAGTACTGGCATAAGTTCTATCAGAAGTTCTAACATTAGTTGCCACATTAACATAATCTCCTCCTCTTTGTCCTATACCCGTTGCTGTTGTAACTGAAGGCCAAGTTGCCTGATTAGCATCTCCTATTGAAGTTAAAGTTCCGTCTCCAAGTGTTCCATTAAAAGCAGTTCCAGATGCATTAGCAACACATACTGTTCTCTCAACAACATTTCCTCCCATTTCCATTGCTCCATAATAAGAAGCACCTGCGGAAGATCGCCCAGAAGAAGCAGTTGCAAAAACACCCACTTTCAATGGACCATACGCTCCACTTGAAGTTCCTAAAGCGTGAGCACATCTTCCATTCAAAACAGTATTTGCCATTTCATTTGGCTGCAATGGATTAATAACTGTAGTACTGTAATAAGGATTAATGTTAGTATCTCCCCATGGATATTCACCAGACACACGAGGTGTTATACCACGGCAAATTTTTTCAAATTCCAACTCTGTCATTGGTCTTAAAGCCGACCAATCTAAATAAGCTGCTAAATCTGCCCAGCTCAAATTGTTCATGGCTACACTTTGTCCGTCATTATTATTGTTGACCACATTAGCAGTGGCATCACAAGCAAAAATAGCCGGAATTGCAGCATTATTCCCTGGTGTTTCAATTACGATTCCGTTTCGGTAAGCATAACTACCAAAAGCAACATACGTTCCCGAAGCACTCGTTGGATCTGAGGTAACTCTTGACTGTTGTTGCGCAAAAGTTAATGAGTTTAAAAATTCAACATATTGTAATTGAGAGATTTCATATTTCATCACATAAAATGAATTATATCCCATTGGAAAAGTTGCCGGCACTGGTGGTCCGCCACCTCCGATTACTGAAGAAGTTACTCCCGCAGATTGAGTAGTAGCCGTAACACTTATACTGTTAAATGTTGCTACACTCAAACCATCTCCAATTTCGAAAGCACTTTGAGGTACGTTTACCATTTCAATTCCAAAAACTTTATAATTATATGTTCCTGCCGGAATAGTCATTTTTAATGTAATACTTGTTGCAGAAACATTACCGCCACCGATAGCACTTCTTCTAATGAAAACGCCTTTTCCGTCAGTTACTGGATCTACTTGCAACGGCGAAGCTGCCGAATGATCCCCTGCAACCGAACTTAAACCTGCATGCGCCCACAAACGTGTGTTACAATCCTGAAATTTGACAAATACCCATACGGCATCCCAATTAGCCGGAGCAACACTGGCATTCCAACTGTTTTCCCAACTGATATTGAAAGTAATATTTGAACCCGAAACGGACGTTCCCGTAATCTCGACGTTATTTGCTTTACTATTGAATGCCAATAAAAAAAATAGTGCCGTAACCATTTTCGAAAAATAATTTTTTGATTTCATTGTATTTATATTTTTATGTTATGAGACAAATCTACCTTGCCTTTAAACAAAAAAAAATACGACAGTTGCCGTATTTTAAGAAAAATATTCTTTCAATTTACTTTAAATCAAATTGTTGTTCTTGGCTTTTTGAATCGCTTCGAGTTTATTATGCACCTGCAATTTGGTATAAATATTCTCAATATGCTTTCTAACGGTTGATGGTGAAAGATAAAGATTGTCGGCAATTATATTGTAGTTTAATCCTTTGCTGAGTTGTTCTAAAACCTCAACTTCTCTTGTGGTTAGTTTAATTTCTTGTTCCGATTTTTGTTCAAAATCAACCGGATTTCTTAGTAATTTCAATGTTTTCAAAGCAATAGAAGGATTCATAGCGGCGCCACCATTTAAGGTTTCTATAATGCCTTGATGTAATTCTTTCGGATTGACTTCTTTGAGCAAATAACCGTCTGCTCCGGCTTTGATGGCATTGAAAATATTTTCATCGTTATCAAAAACCGTCAGCATAATGATTTTAATTTGAGGGTATTTGGTTTTGATGATTTTGGTAGCTTCGATTCCGTTACAAACGGGCATTTCGATATCCATCAAAATCAAATCGATGCATTTATTGACCTCTAATTTTTTCTGCAAATCAATGCCGTCGATGGCCGTAAATTTTAAAATCAAATCGTCAAAAAAAGATAGCTTTTCAGCAACTGCTTTTTGTAAAAAAACATTATCGTCTACTATGGCTATTCTTGTTGACATGGCTTGAGATTGTATAACAAATTTGGTTATTTTTTTTCAAGTAACATACTGATTTGCAAAAAAAGTCCTTTTCAAACCAGTGATTTAGCTTGAATAAATCCCAGAATGAAAAGGACAACAATAAAAACAACCTAAGTGTTTTTTTCTTTGAAAAATCAATACCACTTGATTAGTCAAATTTGACCATTTAAAAGGATAAAAAAAATACGTCAAATGACGTATTTATCTTAGACCGTTGGATTCAGAATTTAATGCTTTTCCAACTTTATACTTATAGCTGTTCCTTTATCTACACTTGATTTTATATCAAATAAACCACCGATATCAGCAATGCGTTTTCGCATATTATTGATGCCGTTTCCGAATTCTGTGTTTCCTATCTCAAAGCCTTTTCCGTCATCTATTATAGTAATTAAAACATCTATTTCAGTTGGTTGAATGCTTATAGCAATACTTCTTGCATTCGCATACTTGATACTGTTGTTAATGGCTTCTTGAATCGTTCTGTACAAATTCATTCCTTCAACAGAAGTGAATTTTATTTTTTTTAGTGAGTGATTAACTTCAAAATTGAATTGAATATTTTCCTTTGCTTCTTGTGCTTTGTCAATAAAATTATGGATTCTGGCTTGTAAATCTTCAAAAGTGATTTCGCTCTTGTTCATTGCCCAAATCGTATCTCGTAGCTCAATAATCGTCGATTTTGCAAAATTACTAATACCGGAAAGTTTCGAATCCAGCTTGTCATTTTGAATGTCAAAAGCATATTTAATATTGTCGACAGAGGAAATAATAAAAGTCAATTGCGACCCAATATTATCATGCAAATCTCTGGAAATATCAAGACGCTGTTCTTGTAATTTGTTTTGGGTTTCAATTTTGGCTATTGCCGATTTGAGTTCAAATTCTTGTTCTTGTTGTTTGTTTTTGAGCTTTTGTTGGCGATAAACCAAATAAACAATGATTAATAATGCCAATGAAATTAAGCCTAAAATCAAAAACTGGGTTTCTTTTTTTCTGATTTCCAATTCGCGCGTAGCAATTTCGGCTTTTGATTTTTGGAGTAATCTTTCTTTCTTTTCGGTTTGGTATTTGGTTTCTAATTCGGTCGTTTGTTTTTCGACTTTACTGAGTAATAATTGTTCATTTAAAACCGCCAATTTGTCCAAATAATAGTCAACGCTGTCGGGTTTGTTTAAATAAGCATAAACAGTGATTAAAGATTTGTAGTTCTTCTGTAGTTTTTCGTTGTGATTGGTTTGCTCAAAAAATGGTTTGGTGGTCAATAACAACTTTTTGGCTTTCTCATATTTTTTGTTCCTGGCAAATTCTAGAGCCAAATTCAAATCGAAATTGGCTTTGTCTAAATTGGAATTGAGTTCTTCTCTGACTTCTTTTGACTTTTGATAGAGTGCCAAAGCATCTTTAGACTTTTTTTGTTCCGATTTGATAGAAGCAATGTTGTTAAATCCACTCGAAATCCCTTTTTTGTTACCAACAGCCGTGCAAGCTTTTACACTTTTGTCATAAAACTTCAAGGCGTTAATCGTGTCTTGCATGTGCAAATAAACATTCCCGAGGTTCAAACAAGAAACACATAATTCTTCCTTAAAATCATTTTTTTCTTGATACTGAATTACATCGCTGATGTATTGCAACGCTTTTGGATAGTTCTTTAATTTGAGATGAATCAGACCGATGTTGCCTTTGATAATACTCGTGTTTTTTTCGTCTTTTGTATTTTCAAAATAGGCTAAGGCTTCTAAAAAAGAAGTCATAGCTTGCTTATACTGATGTGTTTTTTCGTAGATATTGGCTAAATTATTATTGATTTTAGCTAAGCCTTTCTGATCATTTCTGAGTTTTCTGATTTTGTATGCTGATAAATAATTGGTTTTCGAATTGACAAAATCACCTTTGATAAAATAAACCGCCCCTATATCGCTGTAAACCTGCGCCATTAAGGTCGAATCATTTAATTTCTTGGATTCAACAGCTGCTTTTCCACCATAATGTAACGCAGAATCAATGTCGATTTTAGAATAGTACCAAGTCAAATCAGAATAGATGGTTGCGGTTCTTTTGGCATCCGGATTGGCTTTTAAATCTTTCTTTAAACCATCAATAACATTTTGAGCATTTTGCGCCCTAACCGATATTGAAATCAGGAACAAAAAGAATAAAACCAAACCTTTTTCCATGTTCTTAAACTTATAATAATATGCTGATTTTGGTTCCTGAACTTGAACTTTGCAGTTCGAATTTTCCATTGATTTCGGCGATTCGCTTTTGCATATTGAGCAAGCCATTTCCTTTTTCTGTGGTGTTTAAATCGAAGCCATTTCCGTTATCTTCAATGGTAATTTGGATGTTGTCCTCGGATTTTTTCACTTGAATTTCAATCTTTTCGGCATCGGCATATTTAATGCTGTTGTTGATGGCTTCCTGAATAGTTCGATAAATATTCATGCCTTCAATGGAAGTGAATTGACGCTCTTTTAATTCGGCATCGACTACAAAATTGAATTGAATTTCGTTCTTTGCTTCTTTGGCTTTATCGATAAAATTGTGGATTCGAGTTTGCAAATCTTCGAAGGTGATTTGGCTTTTATTCATTGCCCAAATTGTATCACGAAGCTCTATAATGGTGGATTTGGCAAAATCGCTAATCCCGGAAAGTTTCTTGTCGAGTTTGGCATTTTGAATATCAAAAGCATATTTGATATTGTCTACCGAAGAAATAATAAACGTTAGTTGCGAACCAATATTATCGTGCAAATCTCTGGATATTGTTAATCGTTGTTCTTGTAACTTGTTTTGGGTTTCAATTTTGGAAATCGCCGATTTGAGTTCAAACTCTTGCTCTTGTTGTTTGATTTTTAGCTTTTGTTGGCGGTAAACCAAATAAATAATACACAACAATGCCAATGAAATTA includes:
- a CDS encoding response regulator transcription factor, translating into MSTRIAIVDDNVFLQKAVAEKLSFFDDLILKFTAIDGIDLQKKLEVNKCIDLILMDIEMPVCNGIEATKIIKTKYPQIKIIMLTVFDNDENIFNAIKAGADGYLLKEVNPKELHQGIIETLNGGAAMNPSIALKTLKLLRNPVDFEQKSEQEIKLTTREVEVLEQLSKGLNYNIIADNLYLSPSTVRKHIENIYTKLQVHNKLEAIQKAKNNNLI
- a CDS encoding sensor histidine kinase; this translates as MENSNCKVQVQEPKSAYYYKFKNMEKGLVLFFLFLISISVRAQNAQNVIDGLKKDLKANPDAKRTATIYSDLTWYYSKIDIDSALHYGGKAAVESKKLNDSTLMAQVYSDIGAVYFIKGDFVNSKTNYLSAYKIRKLRNDQKGLAKINNNLANIYEKTHQYKQAMTSFLEALAYFENTKDEKNTSIIKGNIGLIHLKLKNYPKALQYISDVIQYQEKNDFKEELCVSCLNLGNVYLHMQDTINALKFYDKSVKACTAVGNKKGISSGFNNIASIKSEQKKSKDALALYQKSKEVREELNSNLDKANFDLNLALEFARNKKYEKAKKLLLTTKPFFEQTNHNEKLQKNYKSLITVYAYLNKPDSVDYYLDKLAVLNEQLLLSKVEKQTTELETKYQTEKKERLLQKSKAEIATRELEIRKKETQFLILGLISLALLIIVYLVYRQQKLKNKQQEQEFELKSAIAKIETQNKLQEQRLDISRDLHDNIGSQLTFIISSVDNIKYAFDIQNDKLDSKLSGISNFAKSTIIELRDTIWAMNKSEITFEDLQARIHNFIDKAQEAKENIQFNFEVNHSLKKIKFTSVEGMNLYRTIQEAINNSIKYANARSIAISIQPTEIDVLITIIDDGKGFEIGNTEFGNGINNMRKRIADIGGLFDIKSSVDKGTAISIKLEKH
- a CDS encoding SUMF1/EgtB/PvdO family nonheme iron enzyme yields the protein MKSKNYFSKMVTALFFLLAFNSKANNVEITGTSVSGSNITFNISWENSWNASVAPANWDAVWVFVKFQDCNTRLWAHAGLSSVAGDHSAASPLQVDPVTDGKGVFIRRSAIGGGNVSATSITLKMTIPAGTYNYKVFGIEMVNVPQSAFEIGDGLSVATFNSISVTATTQSAGVTSSVIGGGGPPVPATFPMGYNSFYVMKYEISQLQYVEFLNSLTFAQQQSRVTSDPTSASGTYVAFGSYAYRNGIVIETPGNNAAIPAIFACDATANVVNNNNDGQSVAMNNLSWADLAAYLDWSALRPMTELEFEKICRGITPRVSGEYPWGDTNINPYYSTTVINPLQPNEMANTVLNGRCAHALGTSSGAYGPLKVGVFATASSGRSSAGASYYGAMEMGGNVVERTVCVANASGTAFNGTLGDGTLTSIGDANQATWPSVTTATGIGQRGGDYVNVATNVRTSDRTYASTTNAARNYTYGGRGVR